The following are from one region of the Hymenobacter radiodurans genome:
- a CDS encoding ribulokinase: protein MQDSQSIDLGADAYVIGVDYGTDSVRALLVNARTGAEVAQAVHYYARWKKLLYCKPARNQFRQHPLDYIEGLETTIRQVAQQVPAEQIVGIAVDTTGSTPCAVDEHGTALAMTPGFEENPNAMFVLWKDHTALAEAAEINHKARTWGGEDYTKYEGGIYSSEWFWAKIMHVVREDEAVAQAAYSWMEHCDWVTLQLTGGNLHDFKRSRCAAGHKALWHESWGGLPLEQFIVHLEPKLTLLRGHLYQATFTADQPAGNLSAEWAERLGLTTNTVVAVGSFDAHAGAVAGEIEAYSMVKVMGTSTCDIVVAPSAEVGNKLVQGICGQVDGSVIPGMLGLEAGQSAFGDLLAWFRQIIEWPLLTLLPQSKVLTPEQQEALREEMSDRLLIELTKAAAEVDPEESSVLALDWVNGRRTPDANQALKGAIMGLTMGTSAPQIFRALVEAICYGSKQIVERFEQEGIPIKQVIGIGGVAKKSQFVMQTLADVLDRPIKIATSEQAPALGSAMYAAVAAGVHPDVLTAQRVMGSGFAETYEPNPARVADYQRRYAEYKTFGQFVESVTLGGKDDAPEPTESRDAAPVITANA from the coding sequence GTGCAAGATTCACAATCGATTGATTTGGGAGCAGATGCCTACGTTATCGGGGTCGACTATGGCACCGATTCCGTGCGCGCTTTGCTGGTGAATGCCCGTACTGGGGCTGAAGTGGCTCAGGCAGTGCATTATTACGCCCGCTGGAAAAAGCTGCTCTACTGCAAGCCCGCTCGCAACCAGTTTCGTCAGCATCCGCTGGATTACATCGAAGGGCTGGAAACCACCATTCGGCAGGTAGCCCAACAGGTGCCCGCTGAGCAAATTGTGGGTATAGCCGTGGATACCACCGGCTCTACGCCCTGCGCCGTGGATGAGCACGGCACTGCCCTGGCCATGACGCCTGGCTTTGAGGAAAACCCGAACGCCATGTTCGTGCTCTGGAAAGATCACACAGCCTTGGCAGAGGCCGCCGAAATTAACCACAAAGCCCGTACCTGGGGCGGTGAGGATTACACCAAGTACGAAGGCGGTATCTACTCGTCGGAGTGGTTTTGGGCGAAGATCATGCACGTGGTGCGCGAGGACGAGGCCGTAGCCCAAGCCGCCTATTCCTGGATGGAGCACTGCGACTGGGTGACGCTACAGCTCACGGGGGGCAATTTGCATGACTTCAAGCGCAGCCGCTGCGCTGCCGGCCACAAAGCGTTGTGGCACGAGAGCTGGGGTGGGTTGCCACTGGAGCAGTTTATCGTTCATCTCGAACCCAAGCTAACGTTGCTACGCGGGCATCTGTACCAGGCCACGTTTACCGCCGATCAACCCGCCGGCAACTTGTCCGCCGAGTGGGCTGAGCGCCTGGGCCTGACCACCAATACGGTAGTTGCCGTGGGCTCATTTGATGCCCACGCCGGTGCCGTTGCTGGCGAGATTGAGGCCTACTCCATGGTAAAGGTGATGGGCACCTCTACCTGCGACATCGTGGTAGCGCCCAGCGCCGAGGTAGGCAACAAGCTGGTGCAAGGCATCTGTGGGCAGGTAGATGGCTCTGTAATTCCGGGTATGTTGGGTCTGGAAGCGGGTCAATCGGCTTTTGGTGATCTGCTGGCTTGGTTCCGCCAAATTATTGAGTGGCCGCTACTCACGCTCCTGCCTCAATCGAAGGTACTGACGCCTGAGCAGCAAGAAGCCCTGCGCGAAGAAATGAGCGACCGGCTGCTGATTGAGCTAACCAAAGCTGCCGCCGAAGTTGACCCCGAAGAATCGTCTGTGTTAGCTCTGGACTGGGTGAATGGTCGGCGCACTCCCGATGCCAACCAAGCCCTAAAAGGCGCCATTATGGGCCTGACCATGGGCACCAGCGCTCCTCAGATATTCCGGGCGCTAGTTGAGGCCATCTGTTACGGCTCCAAGCAAATTGTAGAGCGTTTCGAACAGGAAGGCATTCCCATTAAGCAGGTTATCGGTATCGGCGGCGTGGCCAAAAAGTCGCAGTTCGTCATGCAAACCCTAGCCGACGTGCTCGACCGGCCCATTAAGATTGCTACTTCTGAGCAGGCGCCGGCTTTGGGTTCAGCTATGTATGCGGCCGTGGCCGCCGGTGTGCACCCTGATGTGCTGACCGCGCAGCGGGTTATGGGCAGCGGCTTTGCCGAAACCTACGAACCAAACCCAGCGCGAGTAGCTGACTATCAGCGCCGCTACGCCGAGTACAAAACTTTCGGTCAATTTGTGGAATCCGTAACGCTGGGGGGCAAAGATGACGCACCCGAGCCCACCGAATCTCGCGACGCTGCACCCGTTATCACTGCCAACGCATGA